A DNA window from Caretta caretta isolate rCarCar2 chromosome 7, rCarCar1.hap1, whole genome shotgun sequence contains the following coding sequences:
- the TMEM223 gene encoding transmembrane protein 223, with amino-acid sequence MAGAGQLRLWGLRCCTWGTGGPWARLSGARGLAGPARGASPLDTHVPRDLLLFRHERGRFFRLLGLFCAGQFAFWAYLAHFAFSALRPAGRPAASARPAPTLPGGASINPASNKWRYGFTVSCLTVGSLIVAASFMYSRRSVWQVVLRQGGRDVTLSTYYPFGLSSSFTVPLRQVSCMAHRSEVPAMVPLKVKGRPFYFLLDKQGQVYNPQLFDLTVGAYRKL; translated from the exons ATGGCGGGGGCCGGGCAGCTGCGGCTGTGGGGACTGCGCTGCTGCACGTGGGGAACGGGGGGCCCCTGGGCCCGGCTCAGCGGTGCGCGGGGCTTGGCAGGCCCAGCGCGCGGGGCGTCCCCCCTGGACACGCACGTGCCCCGGGACCTGCTGCTGTTCCGGCACGAGCGGGGCCGCTTCTTCCGCCTGCTCGGGCTGTTCTGCGCGGGGCAGTTCGCGTTCTGGGCGTACCTGGCGCACTTCGCCTTCAGCGCGCTGCGGCCCGCGGGGCGGCCCGCGGCCAGCGCCCGGCCCGCGCCCACCCTGCCCGGTGGGGCCTCGATCAACCCGGCCTCCAACAAGTGGCGCTACGGATTCACCGTGTCCTGTCTGACCGTGG gttCACTGATCGTGGCTGCCAGCTTCATGTATTCACGCCGCTCGGTGTGGCAGGTTGTGCTGCGCCAGGGGGGACGGGATGTGACCCTCAGCACCTACTACCCCTTCGGGCTGAGCTCGTCTTTCACAGTGCCCCTGCGCCAGGTCTCCTGCATGGCCCATCGTTCTGAGGTGCCTGCCATGGTTCCTCTCAAGGTCAAGGGGCGGCCCTTTTACTTCCTGCTGGACAAGCAGGGCCAGGTCTACAACCCCCAGCTTTTTGACCTCACCGTGGGGGCTTACAGGAAGCTGTGA
- the NXF1 gene encoding nuclear RNA export factor 1 isoform X1, producing MAEEGKGGYSEHDDRVGGTGGGGGFAGRRRKGRGPFRGKMYSEGNHRSWNRGVAGPSPSGQLEEGDGDVPMSDAHDSLRTRYAPYGPRLNRRGDDWHSRGRGSATNIHVTVKRDLTPQDRSSSASRNSSRRRWYKVTIPYGKKYDKSWLLSSLQNLSSVPFTPVEFHYDQSRAYFYIEDMTTANALKQLSRKITDRDNYKVVLIVNHSSPPQSVQKELKPEEIEQLKVTMSKRYDGSQQALDLKNLRTDPDLVAQNIDVVLNRRNCMQAVLQIIEENIPELLSLNLTSNKLYQLDDLAELAQKATNLKILNLTRNELKSECELDKVKGLKLEELWLDGNPLCNNFRDQSSYVSSIRLRFPKLLRLDGHELPPPIVFDVEAPTTLPPCKGSYFGSDDLKVLVLRFLQQYYSVYDSGDRQGLLDAYHDGACCSLSIPFLSQNPSRSILSEYFKGSRNVKKLKDPTLRFKLLKHTRLNVVAFLNELPKTQHDINSFVVDVCAQTNTLLCFAVHGVFKEVDGKSRDVVRGFTRMFIAVPAGITGLCIVNDQLFVRKANTEEIRKAFVMPAPTPSSSPVPTLSAEQQEMLQAFAMQSGMNVEWSQKCLQDNDWDYSQAAQVFTQLKTEGKIPDVAFLK from the exons ATGGcggaggaagggaaaggggggtACAGCG AACATGATGACCGTGTGGGCGgcacaggtggtggtgggggctttgctgggaggaggaggaaaggtcGGGGACCGTTCCGAGGCAAGATGTACAGTGAGGGGAACCACCGCTCGTGGAACCGGGGTGTAGCAGGTCCCAGCCCTTCTGGTCAGCTGGAGGAGGGAGATGGAGATGTTCCCATGAGCGATGCCCATGACAGTCTTCGAACCAGATA CGCTCCCTATGGGCCACGGCTGAATAGGCGAGGTGATGACTGGCACAGCCGGGGCCGGGGAAGTGCCACCAACATCCATGTCACAGTGAAACGAGATCTCACGCCCCAGGACCGGAGTAGCAGTGCCAGCCGCAACAGCAGCCGGAGGAGGTGGTACAAGGTCACA ATTCCCTATGGAAAGAAGTATGACAAGTCATGGCTTCTGAGCTCGCTCCAGAACTTGTCCAGTGTCCCTTTTACTCCAGTGGAG TTCCACTACGACCAAAGCCGGGCCTACTTCTATATTGAGGACATGACGACAGCCAATGCGCTCAAGCAGCTGTCCCGCAAGATCACAGATCGAGACAATTACAAG GTGGTGCTAATTGTCAACCACTCATCTCCACCCCAGTCTGTCCAGAAGGAGCTGAAGCCAGAGGAGATTGAGCAGCTGAAA GTCACCATGAGTAAGAGATATGACGGGTCCCAGCAGGCCCTGGACCTGAAGAACCTTCGCACGGACCCAG ACCTGGTGGCACAGAACATTGATGTGGTGCTGAACCGGCGGAACTGCATGCAGGCCGTGCTGCAGATCATTGAAGAGAACATcccagag CTGCTCTCACTGAATCTCACCAGCAACAAGCTGTACCAGTTGGATGACCTGGCAGAGCTGGCCCAGAAAGCCACCAATCTCAAGATCCTCAATCTGACCCGCAATGAG CTGAAGTCTGAGTGCGAGCTGGACAAGGTGAAGGGGCTCAAGCTGGAGGAGTTATGGTTGGATGGAAACCCTCTGTGCAACAATTTCCGGGACCAGTCCAGCTACGTCAG CTCCATCCGACTGCGGTTCCCGAAGCTTCTGCGCTTG GACGGCCATGAGCTCCCCCCTCCTATTGTCTTTGATGTGGAAGCAcccaccaccctccccccctgcaag GGCAGCTACTTCGGCTCGGATGACCTCAAGGTGCTGGTGCTGCGCTTCCTGCAGCA GTATTACTCTGTATATGACTCTGGCGACAGGCAGGGGCTGCTGGATGCCTATCACGATGGGGCCTGCTGTTCCCTCAGCATCCCATTCCTCTCGCAGAACCCCTCCAG GAGCATCCTGAGTGAATACTTCAAGGGTAGCAGGAATGTGAAGAAACTCAAGGACCCCA ccctgCGCTTCAAACTGCTCAAGCATACGAGGCTGAACGTGGTGGCCTTCCTCAACGAGCTGCCCAAGACCCAGCATGACATTAACTCCTTTGTGGTGGATGTCTGTGCACAGACG AACACCCTGCTGTGCTTTGCTGTCCATGGAGTCTTCAAGGAAG TGGATGGCAAGTCCCGGGATGTGGTGAGAGGCTTCACCCGTATGTTCATTGCTGTGCCGGCTGGTATCACAGG GCTGTGCATCGTGAACGACCAGCTGTTTGTGCGCAAAGCGAACACGGAAGAGATCCGCAAGGCCTTCGTGATGCCAGCACCCACGCCCTCATCCAGCCCTGTGCCCACGCTGTCAGCTGAGCAGCAGGAGATGCTACAGGCCTTCGCCATGCAGTCTGGCATGAATGTTGAGTGGTCCCAAAA GTGCCTCCAGGACAATGACTGGGACTACAGCCAGGCAGCCCAGGTTTTCACCCAGCTCAAG ACGGAGGGGAAGATCCCAGACGTGGCATTTCTCAAGTGA
- the NXF1 gene encoding nuclear RNA export factor 1 isoform X2, whose product MAEEGKGGYSEHDDRVGGTGGGGGFAGRRRKGRGPFRGKMYSEGNHRSWNRGVAGPSPSGQLEEGDGDVPMSDAHDSLRTRYAPYGPRLNRRGDDWHSRGRGSATNIHVTVKRDLTPQDRSSSASRNSSRRRWYKVTIPYGKKYDKSWLLSSLQNLSSVPFTPVEFHYDQSRAYFYIEDMTTANALKQLSRKITDRDNYKVVLIVNHSSPPQSVQKELKPEEIEQLKVTMSKRYDGSQQALDLKNLRTDPDLVAQNIDVVLNRRNCMQAVLQIIEENIPELLSLNLTSNKLYQLDDLAELAQKATNLKILNLTRNELKSECELDKVKGLKLEELWLDGNPLCNNFRDQSSYVSSIRLRFPKLLRLDGHELPPPIVFDVEAPTTLPPCKGSYFGSDDLKVLVLRFLQQYYSVYDSGDRQGLLDAYHDGACCSLSIPFLSQNPSRSILSEYFKGSRNVKKLKDPTLRFKLLKHTRLNVVAFLNELPKTQHDINSFVVDVCAQTNTLLCFAVHGVFKEVDGKSRDVVRGFTRMFIAVPAGITGLCIVNDQLFVRKANTEEIRKAFVMPAPTPSSSPVPTLSAEQQEMLQAFAMQSGMNVEWSQNVPLP is encoded by the exons ATGGcggaggaagggaaaggggggtACAGCG AACATGATGACCGTGTGGGCGgcacaggtggtggtgggggctttgctgggaggaggaggaaaggtcGGGGACCGTTCCGAGGCAAGATGTACAGTGAGGGGAACCACCGCTCGTGGAACCGGGGTGTAGCAGGTCCCAGCCCTTCTGGTCAGCTGGAGGAGGGAGATGGAGATGTTCCCATGAGCGATGCCCATGACAGTCTTCGAACCAGATA CGCTCCCTATGGGCCACGGCTGAATAGGCGAGGTGATGACTGGCACAGCCGGGGCCGGGGAAGTGCCACCAACATCCATGTCACAGTGAAACGAGATCTCACGCCCCAGGACCGGAGTAGCAGTGCCAGCCGCAACAGCAGCCGGAGGAGGTGGTACAAGGTCACA ATTCCCTATGGAAAGAAGTATGACAAGTCATGGCTTCTGAGCTCGCTCCAGAACTTGTCCAGTGTCCCTTTTACTCCAGTGGAG TTCCACTACGACCAAAGCCGGGCCTACTTCTATATTGAGGACATGACGACAGCCAATGCGCTCAAGCAGCTGTCCCGCAAGATCACAGATCGAGACAATTACAAG GTGGTGCTAATTGTCAACCACTCATCTCCACCCCAGTCTGTCCAGAAGGAGCTGAAGCCAGAGGAGATTGAGCAGCTGAAA GTCACCATGAGTAAGAGATATGACGGGTCCCAGCAGGCCCTGGACCTGAAGAACCTTCGCACGGACCCAG ACCTGGTGGCACAGAACATTGATGTGGTGCTGAACCGGCGGAACTGCATGCAGGCCGTGCTGCAGATCATTGAAGAGAACATcccagag CTGCTCTCACTGAATCTCACCAGCAACAAGCTGTACCAGTTGGATGACCTGGCAGAGCTGGCCCAGAAAGCCACCAATCTCAAGATCCTCAATCTGACCCGCAATGAG CTGAAGTCTGAGTGCGAGCTGGACAAGGTGAAGGGGCTCAAGCTGGAGGAGTTATGGTTGGATGGAAACCCTCTGTGCAACAATTTCCGGGACCAGTCCAGCTACGTCAG CTCCATCCGACTGCGGTTCCCGAAGCTTCTGCGCTTG GACGGCCATGAGCTCCCCCCTCCTATTGTCTTTGATGTGGAAGCAcccaccaccctccccccctgcaag GGCAGCTACTTCGGCTCGGATGACCTCAAGGTGCTGGTGCTGCGCTTCCTGCAGCA GTATTACTCTGTATATGACTCTGGCGACAGGCAGGGGCTGCTGGATGCCTATCACGATGGGGCCTGCTGTTCCCTCAGCATCCCATTCCTCTCGCAGAACCCCTCCAG GAGCATCCTGAGTGAATACTTCAAGGGTAGCAGGAATGTGAAGAAACTCAAGGACCCCA ccctgCGCTTCAAACTGCTCAAGCATACGAGGCTGAACGTGGTGGCCTTCCTCAACGAGCTGCCCAAGACCCAGCATGACATTAACTCCTTTGTGGTGGATGTCTGTGCACAGACG AACACCCTGCTGTGCTTTGCTGTCCATGGAGTCTTCAAGGAAG TGGATGGCAAGTCCCGGGATGTGGTGAGAGGCTTCACCCGTATGTTCATTGCTGTGCCGGCTGGTATCACAGG GCTGTGCATCGTGAACGACCAGCTGTTTGTGCGCAAAGCGAACACGGAAGAGATCCGCAAGGCCTTCGTGATGCCAGCACCCACGCCCTCATCCAGCCCTGTGCCCACGCTGTCAGCTGAGCAGCAGGAGATGCTACAGGCCTTCGCCATGCAGTCTGGCATGAATGTTGAGTGGTCCCAAAA CGTCCCTCTGCCCTAG
- the STX5 gene encoding syntaxin-5 yields MNTRKRHGSKNTDQGVYLGPSQIQELPPPAATTVASSLSFPDTMSCRDRTQEFLSACKSLQSRQNGLQLNKPTLNAMRQRSEFTVIAKRIGKDLSNTFAKLEKLTILAKRKSLFDDKAVEIEELTYIIKQDINSLNKQIAQLQDFVRAKGSQSGRHVQTHSNTIVVSLQSKLASMSNDFKSVLEVRTENLKQQRSRREHFSRTPVPLAASNLGGSAMLQDEPRRAGDVAIDMDSRTSQQLQLIDEQDSYIQSRADTMQNIESTIVELGSIFQQLAHMVKEQEETIQRIDANVEDAQLNVEAAHSEILKYFQSVTSNRWLMVKIFLILIVFFIIFVVFLA; encoded by the exons ATGAATACGAGAAAACGCCACGGCTCTAAGAACACGGATCAGGGTGTTTATCTGGGACCTTCGCAGATACAGGAGCTGCCCCCACCTGCTGCCACCACTGTTGCCTCCTCCCTGTCATTCCCAGACACTATGTCGTGTCGTGATCGTACCCAGGAGTTCCTCTCCGCCTGCAAGTCCTTGCAGAGCAGACAG aATGGGCTGCAGCTGAACAAACCCACTCTGAATGCCATGCGCCAGAGGAGCGAATTCACCGTCATAGCCAA GCGCATCGGGAAAGATCTCAGCAACACCTTTGCCAAGCTGGAGAAGCTGACCATCT TGGCTAAGCGGAAGTCCCTGTTTGACGACAAGGCGGTGGAGATAGAGGAGCTGACGTACATCATCAAACAG GACATCAACAGCCTGAACAAGCAGATTGCCCAGCTGCAGGATTTTGTGCGGGCCAAGGGCAGCCAGAGCGGGCGGCACGTGCAGACCCACTCCAACACCATCGTGGTGTCGCTGCAG TCCAAACTGGCCTCAATGTCCAATGACTTCAAGTCAGTGCTGGAGGTGAGAACAGAG AACCTGAAGCAGCAGCGGAGCCGGCGTGAGCACTTCTCCCGCACCCCAGTGCCCCTTGCTGCCAGCAACCTGG GCGGCTCCGCGATGCTGCAGGATGAACCCCGGCGGGCGGGGGATGTGGCCATTGACATGGACAGCCGGACAAGCCAGCAGCTGCAGTTGATTGACGAACAG GATTCGTATATCCAGAGCCGGGCGGACACCATGCAGAACATTGAATCCACCATTGTGGAGCTGGGCTCCATCTTCCAGCAGCTGGCGCACATGGTTAAGGAGCAAGAGGAGACCATCCAGAG GATTGATGCCAATGTGGAGGATGCCCAGCTGAATGTGGAGGCTGCGCATTCTGAGATCCTCAAATACTTCCAGTCAGTTACCTCCAACCGCTGGCTCATGGTCAAGATCTTCCTCATCCTCATAGTCTTCTTCATCATCTTTGTGGTGTTCCTGGCCTGA